The nucleotide sequence CCTTTGCCTGGGGCACATTCCAGGCAAACCCGGTGAAACCAATGAATGTCAGAAAGATGGCAGTAACAATGCCTGCCACCTTGTGAAGGTCAAAACTGGTACGTTTGATATGGGCCTGTTTCCACTTGATTTTGAACCCAGCAATGAGCTTACGCCAACCGGGCCACAGGACAATTCCGGTAATACTCAAGACCAGCGTCAGCAGGGCAACTATCCCCATCACCAGGGTGCCCACCTCACCCGCCAGCAGTTTGTAGTGCAGACCATAGATTATGCCAACCCAACTGCTTTCCCACTCGCGATCGCCCATCACCTGCCCCGTATATGGATTGACAAACACCTGCCACCAGTAGTGCTCTTCTGGCGAGTGGACCCACACAGAATAGGGCTGATTGGCATGGTCTGATAAATTAATGCTGCTCAGAGTCAGACCTTTAGTGGCATAGGTGGCTTTTACCGTGTCGGCGATCGTGGCAATGGGTAAAGCCTCTCCAGTGGGAATGAGATGCCCCAATCGCTGGGCAATGACCAGGCGATCGATCTCGTGCCAGAAGACCAGAATGCTGCCGGTTAGTCCGGCAATGCACAGGAGAATACCTGCGGTTAGCCCCAACCAGCGATGGGTCTGGAAAAACAGCGATCGCAGTTTGGGACGTTTCAGTGATTTGAGGCGTTGGAGTGATGGCATGGAGTCCTCGCGGGTCAGCTAGATGGGTAGAACACAAGCCAGGATAATTCAGGAGTAAACAAAGGAGAGGGCTGGGATGGGGTCAAAACTCCCAACTGATAGAACCTGTAATGGTAAATGGTGCACCTCTGCGGTTAGAGGTTCTACCAAAGGCAAACACTGTATAGTCTGTGTCAAAAAGGTTGCGGATATTGAGTCCAAGCCTCAAACGATCGCGCTTGTAG is from Leptothermofonsia sichuanensis E412 and encodes:
- a CDS encoding PepSY-associated TM helix domain-containing protein codes for the protein MPSLQRLKSLKRPKLRSLFFQTHRWLGLTAGILLCIAGLTGSILVFWHEIDRLVIAQRLGHLIPTGEALPIATIADTVKATYATKGLTLSSINLSDHANQPYSVWVHSPEEHYWWQVFVNPYTGQVMGDREWESSWVGIIYGLHYKLLAGEVGTLVMGIVALLTLVLSITGIVLWPGWRKLIAGFKIKWKQAHIKRTSFDLHKVAGIVTAIFLTFIGFTGFAWNVPQAKVTEAIHAVTLTPQPPDPISKPIPGRQPLTYADLIQRADAVISNATTTYVSFPEKPEDPFRVGKRQAQETDKWGNTRIYLDQFTGEVIRFQDGLKPTRAEAITNQFGSVHFGTFWGIPSRILYVLVGLTPSVLFITGFIMWWHRKRKNTGDRTSVNPLPISLRGSGRK